In Acidimicrobiales bacterium, the sequence CGCCTCGTCGAAGCAGAAGCGCGGCGGACCCGCCGCTCCAAGAGCGCCGTCGTCGAAGCGTTCACCGAAGAGGGTGCCCGCGTTCGCCGCTTCGCCGGCATCGCGTTCCGCGGTGACGATGCCAACCGGCGCGCCTGGGTGATCGGTTCCGGGCTGGACGTCTGGGAGATCGTCCAGCAGGCGGAGGAAGCCGCGCCACTTGCGCTGGTCGAGGATACCCACCTCTCGGCCGCACAGGTGCGACTCGCGCTCGCCTACCGGGCCGCCTTCCCCGAAGAGATCGACGCCCTCATCGTCGAGAACCACAGGCCGCTCGATGAGCTGCGCGTCCTCTATCCCTTCATCGAGGTCGTCGAGGCCTGAGCTTGCGGCTCCTCCTCGACGCCAACCTCTCCCCCAAGCGAATCGGCGCCGCCCTCGAACAACGAGGGCACGATGTGCTGAGTCTCGCCGCCGAGCCCAACCTCGGCGCGCTCGCCGACCCCCAGGTGCTCGAGCTCGCCGCCGAGCAAGGACGCATCCTCGTCACCCGAAACTCGCGCGACTTCGCGCCGCTGCTGCGGCAGTGGGCTGAAGCAGGTCGCGTCCACCCCGGCTGCATCCTCATCTGGACGCTCGCCCACAACGAGTTCGGCAAGATCATCGAGGCCGTAGCCGCGCTCCTCGACGAACGCAGCGATCCGGCGCTTTGGCGAGATCTCACGGTGGCGCTGTAGCGAGCACCGTCCCCTTCGGCCTCGGCAACGACCGGCCACGACGTCGGTACGGGCCGGCTTGAATACGGAAGAACCCCCCCCCCCCCCCCGGCAGGGGGTTTCTCTGGAGCGGACGACGGGATTCGAACCCGCGACCCTCACCTTGGCAAGGCGGCGAATGCCGTCTCTGGGGTCTCTGGGGTCA encodes:
- a CDS encoding DUF5615 family PIN-like protein; the encoded protein is MRLLLDANLSPKRIGAALEQRGHDVLSLAAEPNLGALADPQVLELAAEQGRILVTRNSRDFAPLLRQWAEAGRVHPGCILIWTLAHNEFGKIIEAVAALLDERSDPALWRDLTVAL